In one Bombus fervidus isolate BK054 chromosome 16, iyBomFerv1, whole genome shotgun sequence genomic region, the following are encoded:
- the LOC139995786 gene encoding putative fatty acyl-CoA reductase CG5065 produces MASDVASVSAWFQGRNVFVTGGSGFMGKVLIYKLLLSCHDLGNIYILVRKKKDVDPQSRLKLMMQENPLKIIEEKHPEKLEKIILIPGDTTCKDLALSTADKQRLMDEVSVVFHMAANVKFDLTLKEAVTINTLGTKNVTNFVKQLPHLKSFIHVSTSYCHCNEPILEEKHYPCNMDPEEIIEMVNTRPDDFLELMTPTVLQGLPNTYSFSKALAEDLVQKCGVPAGIARPSIVVASWKEPKPGWVDNINGPTGLMIAAGKGVLRSVLCNYDYKMNIIPCDMAINAIIVLAWKVGRENTKKPIFMNVTNSMENSISWGWAVDTGKKYTVMYPFTGVLWYPGGSITTLKWFHWLRVILFHYIPALFIDILVLLTGNKPFLIKVHNRINLGIKLIQYYTTKQWNFLNDRMKELQSEINSSDKEEFFMDTTEIDWDEYMSIYILGTRQYCLKDDLSTIPRARKVLRYLYFADWFVKIGLTIFFAWFIYLWIYSFEERTTAVFEVNEI; encoded by the exons ATGGCATCAGACGTAGCATCGGTGTCTGCCTGGTTCCAAGGTCGAAACGTATTCGTCACAGGTGGTTCTGGATTTATGGGAAAGGTTCTAATTTACAAACTGTTGTTGAGCTGCCATGACCTTGGTAACATTTACATCCTGGtcaggaagaagaaagatgtCGATCCGCAATCACGATTGAAGCTCATGATGCAG gaaaatccacttaaaataattgaagagAAACATCCTGAGAAATTGGAAAAGATTATATTGATACCTGGTGATACAACTTGTAAGGATCTTGCCTTATCGACCGCCGATAAGCAGAGATTAATGGATGAAGTCTCTGTTGTTTTCCACATGGCAGCAAACGTCAAGTTTGACTTAACGCTTAAAGAAGCGGTGACGATAAATACTTTGGGTACcaaaaatgttacaaattttgtgaaacag CTACCTCATTTAAAATCCTTCATTCACGTTTCTACTTCGTACTGTCACTGCAATGAGCCAATACTTGAAGAAAAACATTACCCGTGCAATATGGACCCCGAAGAGATCATAGAAATGGTAAATACTAGACCAGATGACTTTCTGGAACTAATGACACCGACAGTGCTACAAGGATTACCGAACACCTACTCTTTTAGCAAGGCACTCGCTGAAGATTTGGTGCAAAAATGTGGCGTGCCTGCAGGGATTGCAAGACCTTCGATAG tgGTTGCATCATGGAAAGAACCAAAACCTGGTTGGGTAGATAATATAAATGGACCAACAGGTTTAATGATAGCTGCTGGAAAAGGTGTACTTCGATCGGTGCTTTGTAACTACGATTACAAAATGAACATAATTCCCTGTGATATGGCAATTAATGCGATTATCGTACTAGCATGGAAAGTAGGGAGAGAAAACACTAAGAAACCAATATTTATGAACGTTACCAATAGTATGGAAAACTCAATTTCTTGGGGTTGGGCTGTAGATACTGGCAAGAAATATACCGTAATGTATCCCTTTACAG gTGTACTTTGGTATCCAGGTGGAAGTATCACTACATTAAAGTGGTTCCACTGGTTGCGTGTGAtcttatttcattatataccTGCACTTTTCATAGATATTTTAGTTCTTCTAACTGGAAACAAAccgtttttaataaaagtgcATAACAGAATTAATCTTGGTATTAAACTGATACAATATTATACTACCAAACAATGGAACTTTCT GAACGACCGTATGAAAGAATTACAGTCTGAAATAAATTCCTCCGACAAAGAAGAGTTCTTTATGGATACAACAGAAATAGATTGGGATGAATACATGTCAATCTACATATTAGGCACCAGACAGTATTGTCTGAAAGACGATCTTTCTACTATACCTCGTGCACGAAAAGTTCTTAGGTATTTGTATTTCGCCGATTGGTTCGTTAAAATTGGCCTCACGATTTTCTTCGCGtggtttatatatttatggatATACTCGTTTGAAGAACGAACTACGGCCGTCTTTGAGGTTAACGAGATCTAG